A part of Hippea maritima DSM 10411 genomic DNA contains:
- the bioF gene encoding 8-amino-7-oxononanoate synthase, with product MSYESFFENKLKELKKDNLLRSIPQIDAGAEKYITINAKKCLNLSSNNYLGLSKNKRLIEKAKEGISIFGCSSSASRIVTGNYSLYDELELEIANFKGYQKCIVFGCGYVTNVSVIPALCDKEWTIFSDKLNHASIIDGARLSLAKHIRYKHNDIDHLEKLIKKCQTPKKLIVTDTVFSMDGDIANLRQIAAIADKYGALVMVDEAHATGIFGHGRGVVHELGLVKQIHINMGTFSKALGSYGAYVCSSKLIIDYLINKARGFIYSTSLPPSVIASNLEALKLIKKNDKLSKRLLSMSEKLRKSLKAMGYDILNSQSQIIPVIIPNREKLFRLRNFLISNGIYAPAIRLPTVPKNTDRLRISLRADITDNELDKIIEVFGQMRQYL from the coding sequence ATGAGTTATGAGTCTTTTTTTGAAAATAAACTAAAAGAGTTAAAAAAAGATAATCTTTTGCGCTCGATTCCGCAAATAGATGCCGGTGCAGAAAAATATATAACAATCAACGCAAAAAAGTGCCTAAACCTATCATCGAATAATTATTTAGGTTTATCAAAAAATAAAAGGTTAATAGAAAAAGCAAAAGAGGGAATTTCAATATTTGGATGTTCATCATCCGCATCAAGAATAGTCACGGGTAACTACTCCTTATACGATGAACTTGAACTAGAAATTGCCAACTTTAAAGGATACCAGAAATGTATTGTCTTCGGGTGTGGTTATGTGACAAATGTTTCTGTAATTCCTGCCCTTTGTGATAAAGAGTGGACAATTTTTTCAGACAAGCTAAACCATGCAAGTATAATAGATGGTGCAAGATTATCCTTAGCAAAACACATAAGATACAAACATAACGATATAGACCATTTAGAAAAACTCATAAAAAAATGCCAAACGCCCAAAAAATTAATTGTTACAGATACCGTTTTTAGTATGGACGGTGATATTGCAAACCTAAGACAGATAGCAGCTATAGCAGACAAGTATGGTGCTTTGGTGATGGTAGATGAGGCACATGCAACAGGTATTTTTGGTCATGGAAGAGGAGTTGTGCATGAATTGGGCTTAGTTAAGCAAATTCATATTAATATGGGTACATTCAGCAAGGCTTTAGGCTCATACGGGGCTTATGTTTGCTCCTCAAAACTCATAATAGACTACCTAATAAACAAAGCAAGGGGGTTTATCTATTCAACAAGCCTTCCACCTTCTGTTATTGCCTCAAATCTTGAAGCTTTAAAACTCATAAAGAAAAATGATAAACTATCGAAAAGATTGCTTTCTATGTCGGAGAAACTTAGAAAAAGCCTAAAAGCAATGGGCTACGATATTCTAAATTCGCAAAGCCAGATTATACCAGTTATAATACCAAACAGAGAAAAACTATTCAGATTAAGAAATTTTCTTATAAGCAACGGGATTTATGCACCTGCAATCAGACTACCGACTGTTCCAAAAAACACGGACAGGTTAAGAATATCACTCCGGGCTGATATAACAGATAACGAATTAGATAAAATCATTGAAGTTTTTGGGCAAATGAGGCAATACCTGTGA
- the bioB gene encoding biotin synthase BioB, whose translation MINKLIEKAIKKESLSKDELFFLIKYPNLNEICKAALRIKNHFFKSIVEFCSIINAKSGKCSENCKFCAQSSHYRTNIKEYDFIEVKNIYEQAKKLKAKGVKRFSIVTSGKSPSKRDLEKLEEAIKIVKKLNLLPDVSIGIVDRETLLRLKKAGLEGLHHNLETAESFFKNICTTHDYKEDIESIKTAVDIGLYVCSGGIFGVGENWEHRIELAMTLKELNVPSIPINFLNPIKSTPLESQPILTEEEALRIVAIYRFILPDKHIRICGGRNTVFKPKSKKRVLNCGASGLMVGDYLTTKGFNVDSDLEDINSIGLSLV comes from the coding sequence ATGATTAACAAGTTAATAGAGAAAGCAATAAAAAAAGAGAGTTTGTCCAAAGATGAGTTATTCTTCTTGATTAAATATCCAAACCTCAACGAGATCTGTAAAGCTGCCTTAAGAATAAAAAATCATTTTTTTAAATCAATTGTAGAGTTTTGCTCAATTATCAACGCAAAAAGCGGAAAGTGTTCGGAAAACTGCAAATTTTGCGCTCAATCTTCACATTATAGAACAAACATTAAAGAGTACGACTTCATAGAAGTAAAAAACATATATGAACAAGCAAAGAAATTAAAAGCAAAAGGCGTTAAAAGATTTTCCATTGTTACAAGCGGAAAATCACCCTCCAAAAGAGATTTAGAGAAACTAGAAGAAGCAATAAAAATAGTGAAAAAATTAAATCTTCTACCGGATGTATCTATTGGCATAGTAGATAGAGAAACACTTTTAAGGCTAAAAAAAGCTGGACTTGAAGGGCTTCATCACAATTTAGAAACTGCAGAAAGTTTCTTTAAAAATATCTGCACGACACACGATTACAAAGAGGACATAGAAAGTATAAAAACGGCCGTAGATATTGGGCTTTATGTTTGTAGCGGTGGTATATTCGGTGTAGGTGAGAACTGGGAGCATAGAATTGAACTTGCAATGACTTTAAAAGAACTCAATGTACCATCCATACCAATAAACTTTTTAAACCCTATAAAATCTACTCCTCTTGAGAGTCAACCTATCTTAACAGAAGAAGAAGCATTAAGAATAGTAGCGATTTACAGATTCATCTTGCCTGATAAGCACATTCGTATTTGCGGTGGAAGAAACACTGTATTTAAACCAAAAAGTAAAAAGCGGGTTTTAAACTGCGGCGCATCTGGATTGATGGTTGGAGACTACCTAACCACAAAGGGCTTCAATGTAGATTCAGATTTAGAAGATATAAACAGTATAGGGTTAAGCTTGGTATGA
- the bioA gene encoding adenosylmethionine--8-amino-7-oxononanoate transaminase, which produces MKFNPRNYLIWHPCTQMKDHEEYPLIKIVKGEGVYLYDDKGNRYIDAISSWWVNILGHSNERLNEALKRQVDRLEHVIFANFVHEPALKLTDKLLRIAPKGLSKVFFADNGSSAIEVAMKMSFGYFKNKGKIKNKFVYLDCGYHGETLGALSVCGEELYSQMYKEIMIENIKVKGPDCFRCPFGKTRENCNVECFSFMEEALVRNKDTISAVLIEPIVNCAGGFKIYPPIYLKKLRDLTQELDIHLIADEIAVGFGRTGKMFACEHAGITPDFMCLSKGLTGGYMPLSVVLTNDEIYDTFYGDYVSLKAFLHSHSYTGNPLGCALASEVLDIFEEDDLLNKNRSKQDRLKNRVIEKFSNYKYCGEVRSIGFITAVELVKDKITKEPFNWKERLGFKIYRNALKKGALLRNLGDVIYFMPPYVITKKQIDELVNIAFDSVVEVLGE; this is translated from the coding sequence ATGAAGTTTAATCCAAGAAATTATCTTATTTGGCATCCATGCACCCAGATGAAAGACCATGAAGAATATCCATTGATAAAAATAGTAAAAGGCGAAGGGGTTTATCTATATGACGATAAGGGTAATAGGTATATAGATGCAATATCCTCATGGTGGGTTAATATTCTGGGTCATTCCAATGAGAGATTAAACGAGGCATTGAAAAGGCAGGTTGATAGGCTTGAGCATGTGATATTTGCAAACTTTGTCCATGAGCCGGCATTAAAATTGACTGATAAGCTTTTGAGGATTGCCCCAAAAGGCCTAAGTAAGGTGTTTTTTGCCGATAATGGTTCAAGTGCTATAGAAGTGGCGATGAAAATGAGTTTTGGCTATTTTAAAAATAAGGGCAAGATAAAAAACAAGTTTGTGTATTTAGATTGTGGATATCATGGTGAAACTTTGGGCGCATTATCTGTGTGCGGTGAAGAACTTTACAGTCAGATGTATAAAGAGATAATGATAGAAAATATAAAAGTGAAAGGACCAGATTGTTTTAGGTGTCCATTTGGCAAAACAAGGGAGAACTGTAATGTTGAATGCTTTAGTTTTATGGAAGAGGCTTTAGTTAGGAATAAAGACACGATAAGCGCTGTTTTGATTGAGCCTATTGTTAATTGTGCTGGTGGATTTAAAATATATCCTCCTATTTATCTAAAAAAACTAAGGGATTTAACACAAGAGCTTGACATACACCTTATAGCTGATGAAATAGCGGTGGGATTTGGAAGAACGGGAAAGATGTTTGCCTGTGAGCATGCAGGAATTACGCCCGATTTTATGTGCCTTTCAAAGGGTTTGACAGGTGGTTATATGCCATTATCTGTGGTTTTGACAAATGATGAAATCTATGATACCTTCTATGGAGATTATGTGTCGTTAAAAGCATTTCTTCATTCACATAGTTATACAGGAAATCCTCTTGGGTGTGCCTTGGCGTCTGAGGTGTTAGATATATTTGAAGAGGATGATTTGCTAAATAAAAACAGGTCCAAACAGGATCGCCTAAAAAATAGGGTTATCGAGAAATTCTCAAACTATAAATACTGCGGTGAGGTAAGGTCTATCGGTTTTATAACGGCTGTTGAGCTTGTTAAGGACAAAATCACCAAAGAGCCATTTAATTGGAAGGAGCGTTTGGGTTTTAAAATTTACAGAAATGCACTTAAAAAGGGCGCACTTTTAAGAAATTTAGGTGATGTAATCTACTTTATGCCTCCCTATGTAATAACAAAAAAGCAGATTGATGAATTGGTTAACATTGCATTTGATAGTGTTGTGGAGGTATTAGGTGAGTAG
- the bioD gene encoding dethiobiotin synthase codes for MSRRIMIFGSNTGVGKTVFSALLSDELKGKGYKIAYIKPIQTGYPNDDDSKYVRNITGLSEEDAFCILKEHKPVAPAAIFESIPIDEIDRVLGRFDNYDFLVIETAGGICSPVDKRLLNFHLSKLLKVEYNVIVIPHRLGCINDALLVDYLAKKEGIDCCFAMNDFFESNIQQKNIELINWFSENRVCCRFKDKIEWLYELM; via the coding sequence GTGAGTAGAAGGATTATGATTTTCGGCTCTAATACCGGAGTAGGCAAAACAGTTTTTTCTGCACTCTTATCCGATGAATTAAAAGGTAAGGGCTATAAAATAGCATATATAAAACCTATACAGACAGGCTATCCAAACGATGATGATTCAAAATATGTAAGAAATATAACGGGCTTATCCGAAGAAGATGCTTTTTGTATCCTAAAAGAACACAAACCTGTAGCACCGGCTGCCATTTTTGAGAGTATACCGATTGATGAAATAGATAGAGTTTTGGGCAGGTTTGATAATTACGATTTTTTGGTTATTGAAACAGCAGGCGGAATTTGCTCTCCTGTGGACAAAAGACTTTTAAATTTCCATCTTTCTAAACTGCTAAAAGTGGAATATAATGTTATAGTGATACCACATAGACTTGGTTGTATAAATGATGCTTTGTTGGTGGATTATCTGGCTAAAAAAGAAGGAATCGATTGCTGCTTTGCCATGAACGATTTTTTTGAGTCGAATATACAACAAAAGAATATAGAGCTTATAAATTGGTTTAGCGAAAATAGGGTGTGTTGTAGATTTAAAGACAAGATAGAGTGGCTTTATGAGCTTATGTAA
- a CDS encoding N-glycosylase/DNA lyase, producing the protein MLKTIFEVHEKLKPQIEKKLLEFKMVWMDSDERILEELLFCLLTPQSKAEKAWQIIEDLEAEGKLLDCDEDELAERFRGVRFRVNKARYVKEALEKFVEKGKITLKSKLSKFSSQKEARKWLVDNVKGMGYKESSHFLRNIGKGEELSILDRHILRALLSVGLIDAIPKTITPDRYLVLEEKMRELSNRINIPLAHLDFVLWQIQTNRIFK; encoded by the coding sequence ATGCTTAAGACGATTTTTGAGGTTCATGAGAAGCTAAAACCCCAAATAGAGAAGAAACTTTTAGAATTTAAAATGGTTTGGATGGATTCTGATGAGAGAATTTTAGAGGAGTTACTATTCTGTCTTTTAACTCCACAATCAAAGGCCGAAAAGGCTTGGCAGATAATCGAGGATTTGGAAGCAGAAGGAAAATTGCTTGATTGTGATGAAGATGAGTTAGCTGAGAGGTTTAGAGGTGTTAGGTTTAGAGTGAATAAGGCAAGGTATGTAAAGGAGGCATTAGAGAAGTTTGTAGAAAAGGGTAAGATTACTTTGAAGTCTAAACTGTCTAAATTTAGCTCTCAAAAAGAGGCACGAAAGTGGTTAGTTGACAATGTTAAGGGAATGGGGTATAAAGAATCAAGTCACTTCTTGAGAAACATAGGGAAAGGAGAAGAGCTTTCAATATTAGACAGGCATATCTTAAGGGCGCTTTTAAGCGTGGGCTTAATAGATGCTATTCCGAAAACAATTACACCAGATAGGTATCTTGTGTTGGAGGAAAAGATGAGGGAGTTATCCAATAGAATTAATATACCTTTAGCTCATCTGGACTTTGTTTTATGGCAGATTCAGACAAATAGGATATTTAAATAG
- the rd gene encoding rubredoxin — MDLKAMHKLSYGVYIVSSLKDGKYNGQIANTVFQISSNPASVAISINKQNLTHEFIEESNLFSVTVLKQETPMKFVGRFGFKSGREIDKFDGIDFKVIDGVPVVVENGVAYLIAKVVDKIDAFTHTVFVGKLIDAGILDKANPMTYAYYHEVKNGKSPKTAPTYIEEDKKGIKDRGGEMKKYRCIVCGYIYDPQLGDEENDIEPNTPFEDLPDDWTCPICGASKEDFEEVKEDD, encoded by the coding sequence ATGGATTTAAAGGCAATGCATAAGTTAAGTTATGGAGTTTATATAGTATCATCATTAAAAGATGGAAAATATAACGGCCAGATAGCAAATACCGTATTCCAGATATCATCTAATCCTGCCAGTGTAGCTATAAGTATAAACAAGCAGAATCTAACGCATGAGTTCATAGAAGAATCTAACCTGTTTTCTGTTACTGTTTTAAAACAGGAAACCCCCATGAAATTTGTAGGTAGATTTGGATTTAAATCTGGTAGAGAAATAGATAAGTTTGATGGCATAGATTTTAAGGTCATAGACGGTGTTCCTGTAGTGGTAGAAAATGGTGTTGCATACTTAATAGCTAAGGTAGTGGATAAGATTGATGCTTTTACTCATACTGTATTTGTGGGCAAGCTTATAGATGCCGGTATATTAGACAAAGCAAACCCAATGACTTATGCTTATTATCATGAAGTAAAGAATGGTAAATCACCCAAGACGGCTCCAACCTATATAGAAGAAGATAAGAAAGGAATTAAAGATAGAGGAGGAGAGATGAAGAAGTACAGATGTATTGTATGTGGATATATTTATGATCCACAATTAGGGGATGAGGAAAATGATATAGAGCCCAACACGCCATTTGAAGATTTACCTGATGATTGGACATGCCCCATATGCGGTGCATCAAAGGAAGATTTTGAGGAGGTAAAAGAGGATGATTAA
- a CDS encoding FprA family A-type flavoprotein, with translation MIKRLKEGVYNVGAIDWDRTLFDEIVPTPQGTSYNAYLVIGKDKTALIDTVEPQKFDELRKNLEDLDVKKIDYLISNHTEQDHSGSIPMILDMYPEAQLITNEKCKGFEMDLLHIPGDKFTVIKEGDEIDLGGRTLRFIMTPWVHWPETMSTYLVEDKILFSCDFFGSHVATSYTFAKYYDKVYHEAKRYYAEIMMPFRNFIEKNIKKVEALDIDMIAPSHGPVFDDPGYIINAYKEWIDPKPSNMVLIAFVSMHESTRKMVEFLADELEKRGVDVKIRNLTTSDVGEIAMDLVDVATIIIATPTVLAGAHPNAVYGAYLANVLRPKAKFAGIIGSFSWGGKAVDVIKSNLSSLKVELLEPVLLKGLPNKEGYEKLKEFAQLIYEKHKEAGLVK, from the coding sequence ATGATTAAAAGACTCAAGGAGGGTGTTTACAATGTCGGTGCCATCGATTGGGATAGAACCCTTTTTGATGAAATAGTGCCAACCCCACAAGGTACAAGTTATAATGCTTATTTAGTTATTGGAAAAGACAAAACGGCTTTAATTGATACGGTTGAGCCTCAGAAGTTTGATGAGTTAAGGAAGAATTTAGAGGATCTCGACGTTAAAAAAATTGACTATTTAATCTCAAACCATACTGAGCAAGACCATTCAGGCAGCATACCTATGATACTGGATATGTATCCAGAGGCTCAACTGATAACCAACGAGAAGTGCAAAGGCTTTGAGATGGATCTACTTCACATCCCTGGGGATAAATTCACCGTAATAAAAGAGGGGGATGAGATTGATTTAGGTGGCAGGACACTTAGGTTTATTATGACACCATGGGTTCATTGGCCTGAGACGATGAGTACATACCTTGTTGAGGATAAAATACTCTTTAGTTGTGATTTCTTTGGCTCACATGTGGCAACATCCTATACCTTTGCCAAATATTACGATAAGGTTTATCATGAGGCTAAAAGATACTATGCAGAGATTATGATGCCATTTAGGAATTTTATCGAGAAAAATATAAAGAAGGTTGAGGCTTTAGATATTGATATGATTGCACCAAGCCATGGCCCTGTTTTTGATGATCCTGGGTACATTATAAATGCATACAAAGAGTGGATAGACCCTAAGCCGTCAAACATGGTCTTGATTGCTTTTGTTTCGATGCATGAAAGCACCAGAAAGATGGTTGAGTTTTTAGCCGACGAGCTTGAAAAGAGGGGTGTTGATGTAAAGATAAGAAATTTAACCACATCAGATGTGGGTGAGATAGCAATGGATTTGGTTGATGTGGCAACCATTATTATTGCAACACCAACGGTGCTTGCTGGAGCCCATCCCAATGCGGTATATGGGGCATATCTGGCTAATGTTTTAAGACCTAAGGCTAAATTTGCAGGCATTATAGGTTCGTTTAGCTGGGGAGGCAAAGCTGTTGATGTTATAAAGTCCAACCTTTCCTCTTTGAAGGTTGAGTTGCTTGAACCTGTATTGCTTAAAGGTTTACCCAATAAAGAGGGTTATGAGAAGCTTAAGGAGTTTGCTCAGCTGATTTATGAAAAACACAAAGAGGCGGGACTGGTAAAATGA
- a CDS encoding peroxiredoxin encodes MKKAIDFCLPDHENKQHCLDEFKGKWIVLYFYPKDNTSGCTKEAVEFSQKKDAFDKFDAVIIGISKDSPKSHARFIEKHDLNILLLSDEEHKVLEAYGAWGKKKNYGKEYYGTIRSTFLIDPELNIVKGWKNVRVSGHVDKVLQELENLNNQTINKTEAVSEESVIELLKDKPLKTNDLANMLNADKKEIEKLIRKLKKEGKIESPKRCYYQAKEV; translated from the coding sequence ATGAAGAAGGCTATAGATTTTTGCTTACCGGATCATGAAAATAAGCAGCACTGCCTTGATGAATTTAAGGGTAAATGGATTGTGCTTTATTTTTATCCCAAAGACAATACAAGCGGCTGCACCAAAGAGGCGGTTGAGTTCTCTCAGAAGAAGGATGCATTTGATAAGTTTGATGCTGTAATTATAGGTATAAGCAAGGATTCACCAAAATCACATGCTAGATTCATAGAAAAGCACGATCTTAACATACTGCTTTTGAGCGATGAGGAGCATAAGGTTTTGGAGGCCTATGGTGCCTGGGGCAAGAAGAAGAACTATGGTAAAGAATATTACGGAACGATAAGGAGCACATTTTTGATTGACCCTGAATTGAATATTGTTAAAGGGTGGAAGAATGTACGCGTCAGTGGACATGTGGATAAAGTTTTGCAGGAGCTTGAAAATCTCAACAACCAAACTATTAATAAAACTGAAGCGGTAAGTGAAGAGAGTGTTATTGAGCTTCTTAAAGATAAACCGCTAAAGACAAATGATCTTGCTAATATGCTAAATGCGGATAAGAAAGAGATTGAAAAGCTTATAAGAAAACTA